Proteins encoded in a region of the Poecilia reticulata strain Guanapo linkage group LG14, Guppy_female_1.0+MT, whole genome shotgun sequence genome:
- the cytl1 gene encoding cytokine-like protein 1, which translates to MSILKKLLLLLSVVPMALSYPFFPPTCYSKALSMAQELTQMAADLKIGYETGHCMAHMPELYLDIHNACVMYKMRDYISLVEDLRRRRCGYTREVRKLEVTLRQLFIVMGEKCHGDLVFTVYDCAALERPNYRY; encoded by the exons ATGTCGATCTTGAAAAAGTTGTTGCTTCTTTTATCCGTGGTACCGATGGCGCTGAGCTACCCTTTCTTCCCACCAACCTGCTACTCCAAGGCTCTCAGCATGGCACAGGAGCTCACCCAGATGGCAGCTGATTTGAAGATCGGCTATGAAACC ggTCACTGTATGGCGCATATGCCAGAACTCTACCTTGATATACAT AATGCCTGTGTGATGTATAAAATGAGGGACTACATCTCCCTGGTGGAAGACCTGAGACGGCGGCGCTGCGGTTACACCAGAGAAGTGAGGAAGCTGGAAGTCACTCTGCGGCAGCTCTTCATCGTCATGGGAGAGAAATGCCATGGG GACCTGGTGTTTACCGTCTATGACTGTGCTGCGCTGGAGCGTCCAAACTATCGATACTGA